A region from the Mycolicibacterium litorale genome encodes:
- a CDS encoding SRPBCC family protein, with product MRLERRCVVDADRDTVWKVVSNPDCYPEFMASLERWETVTEGPVGVGSRFTAHWKIGSVPIGGVVEIVEFDRNRDLAWIGITGVTLRGRFRLRDCNDGRTKVTFRLSYEAPGGLLGLIADRVAARQVGRTMSETVKRLKAMVEG from the coding sequence ATGAGGCTGGAACGGCGGTGCGTCGTCGACGCGGATCGCGACACCGTGTGGAAAGTGGTCAGCAACCCCGACTGCTATCCGGAGTTCATGGCCAGCCTCGAGCGGTGGGAGACGGTGACCGAGGGTCCGGTCGGCGTGGGTTCGCGTTTCACCGCCCACTGGAAGATCGGCTCGGTGCCGATCGGCGGCGTCGTCGAGATCGTCGAGTTCGACCGCAACCGCGACCTGGCGTGGATCGGCATCACCGGGGTGACGCTGCGCGGCCGGTTCCGGCTGCGCGACTGCAACGACGGGCGCACCAAGGTCACGTTCCGGCTGTCCTACGAGGCGCCGGGCGGGCTGCTCGGCCTCATCGCCGACCGGGTGGCGGCGCGCCAGGTGGGGCGCACGATGTCGGAGACGGTCAAACGGCTCAAGGCGATGGTGGAGGGCTGA
- the malQ gene encoding 4-alpha-glucanotransferase, with the protein MTELSPALVELAARHGVATHYEDWTGTQVPVPESTLISVLAALGVPAADDDERAVALSEHDRRYWRRPLPPTILGRTGSTSTFWVHVTHGDDVEVWVALEDGSTRGGLRQLTNDTPPFDLDGRLVGEASFELPADLPMGYHRVHMRTGTFESDAPLIVSPASLPVPPRLGARRSWGLATQLYSVRSERSWGVGDLTDLTDLAVWSATRHNAGFILVNPLHAAAPAAPMEPSPYLPTSRRFVNPLYLRPEAIPEYAELRHRGRLRRARTEVQARARRRELVDRDSAWRAKRAALTAIYRVERSAGRELAYTGYRAREGRALDDFAVWCALAEKYGNDWHRWPDELQHPRSEAVASFAAENAEDVDFHRWLQWQLDEQLTVAHATAITAGMDVGVMHDLAVGVDPNGADAWALQEVLALGVTAGAPPDEFNQLGQDWSQPPWRPDQLVEQAYTPFRALVEGVLRHAGGVRIDHIIGLFRLWWIPRDAAPTEGTYVRYDHEAMIGIVALEAHRAGAVVVGEDLGTVEPWVRDYLHDRGLFGTSILWFENDRDGDGGPLPAERWREYCLSAVTTHDLPPTAGYLAGEHVRLRDELGLLTRPAEEELADDRAAQAAWMDELRRVGLLPDGDGAEPDADAVILALHRYLGRTPSKLLALSLADAVGDLKTQNQPGTSDEYPNWRVPLRGPDGRQRLVEDVFRDPRAAALGAVMGALVRPVH; encoded by the coding sequence ATGACCGAACTGTCCCCGGCACTGGTCGAACTCGCCGCCCGCCACGGCGTGGCCACCCACTACGAGGACTGGACCGGTACGCAGGTCCCGGTGCCCGAGTCGACACTGATCTCGGTGCTGGCCGCCCTCGGCGTCCCCGCCGCGGACGACGACGAGCGGGCGGTCGCGCTCAGCGAACACGACCGCCGGTACTGGCGGCGGCCGCTTCCACCCACGATCCTCGGCCGAACCGGCAGCACGTCGACGTTCTGGGTGCATGTCACCCACGGCGACGACGTCGAGGTGTGGGTCGCCCTCGAAGATGGGTCGACCCGTGGGGGCCTGCGCCAATTGACAAACGACACACCACCTTTCGACCTCGACGGCCGTCTGGTCGGCGAAGCCAGCTTCGAGCTTCCCGCCGATCTGCCCATGGGATACCACCGGGTCCACATGCGGACGGGGACGTTCGAATCCGATGCACCGCTGATCGTCTCCCCGGCCTCACTTCCGGTGCCGCCGCGGCTGGGGGCCCGGCGCAGCTGGGGGCTGGCGACCCAGCTCTACAGCGTTCGCTCGGAGCGGTCCTGGGGAGTCGGCGACCTCACCGATCTGACCGATCTCGCCGTGTGGTCGGCGACCCGCCACAACGCGGGCTTCATCCTGGTCAACCCGCTGCACGCGGCCGCCCCGGCGGCGCCGATGGAGCCGTCGCCGTACCTGCCGACCTCGCGGCGCTTCGTCAATCCGCTGTACCTGCGCCCCGAGGCGATTCCCGAGTACGCCGAACTGCGCCACCGCGGGCGGTTGCGGCGCGCACGCACCGAGGTGCAGGCGCGCGCCCGACGCAGAGAGCTCGTCGACCGGGACTCGGCATGGCGGGCCAAGCGGGCGGCGCTCACCGCGATCTACCGCGTCGAGCGTTCGGCCGGGCGCGAACTCGCCTACACCGGATACCGGGCCCGCGAGGGCCGCGCCCTCGACGATTTCGCCGTCTGGTGTGCGCTCGCCGAGAAGTACGGCAACGACTGGCACCGGTGGCCGGACGAGCTGCAGCATCCGCGCAGTGAGGCGGTGGCCTCGTTCGCGGCCGAGAACGCCGAGGACGTCGACTTCCACCGCTGGCTGCAGTGGCAGCTCGACGAGCAGTTGACCGTCGCGCACGCCACGGCGATCACCGCCGGGATGGATGTCGGGGTGATGCACGACCTGGCGGTGGGCGTCGATCCCAACGGCGCCGACGCGTGGGCGTTGCAGGAGGTGCTGGCGCTCGGCGTCACCGCGGGCGCCCCGCCCGACGAGTTCAACCAGCTCGGTCAGGACTGGTCGCAGCCGCCGTGGCGGCCCGACCAGCTCGTGGAGCAGGCTTACACACCGTTTCGCGCACTGGTCGAAGGTGTGCTCCGGCATGCGGGCGGCGTGCGGATCGACCACATCATCGGGCTGTTCCGGCTGTGGTGGATCCCGCGCGACGCCGCTCCGACCGAAGGCACCTACGTCCGGTACGACCATGAGGCGATGATCGGCATCGTCGCGCTCGAGGCGCACCGGGCGGGGGCGGTGGTGGTCGGCGAGGACCTCGGCACCGTCGAACCGTGGGTGCGCGACTACCTGCACGACCGCGGGCTGTTCGGCACGTCGATCCTGTGGTTCGAGAACGACCGCGACGGGGACGGCGGTCCGCTGCCCGCCGAGCGGTGGCGGGAGTACTGCCTGTCGGCGGTGACGACCCACGATCTGCCGCCCACCGCGGGTTACCTCGCCGGCGAACACGTCCGGCTGCGCGACGAACTCGGACTGCTGACCCGCCCGGCCGAGGAGGAGCTGGCCGACGACCGCGCCGCGCAGGCCGCCTGGATGGACGAGCTGCGGCGGGTGGGGCTGCTGCCCGACGGCGACGGCGCGGAGCCGGATGCCGACGCCGTGATCCTCGCGCTGCACCGGTATCTCGGGCGCACACCGTCGAAACTGCTCGCCCTCTCACTCGCCGACGCGGTGGGTGATCTGAAGACCCAGAACCAGCCCGGCACCAGCGACGAATACCCGAACTGGCGGGTGCCGCTGCGCGGTCCGGACGGCCGCCAACGCCTCGTCGAGGACGTGTTCCGCGACCCGCGCGCGGCCGCGCTCGGCGCCGTCATGGGGGCATTGGTGCGCCCGGTGCACTGA
- a CDS encoding NAD(P)/FAD-dependent oxidoreductase — translation MTSVVIVGSGFTGFECARHLARRLRKHTASGSEPVEITIISPVDYMLYTPLLPDVAGGLVDARFVTIPLANSLRGVRAVRGRVEDVDFDGHTVTFTDPEQRTRSMSWDRLVLTPGSVTRLFDVPGLAEHARGLKSTAEALYLRDHVLEQLELANIDEDPEVAAARRTVVVVGGSYSGTELAVQLRALADAAAQQMGFDPDSVRFVLLDLAEQVMPEVGEKLGAAAQRVLKGRGVDVRLGVTLKEVHHDHVLLTDDTRIDTHTVAWVTGVTGAPLIEKLGLPTEKGRLKVDADLQVPGHPDVFAAGDAAAVPDLTQSGAITPPTAQHATRQGKVLARNVAASLGYGTKKLYKHRNMGLVVDLGPRYAVANPLGVQLSGLPAKAVTRAYHLYAIPRFVNRWAVSLAYLTDVFFARSVVSIGLSSADDARFSASEGIPMPKAD, via the coding sequence ATGACCTCGGTGGTAATCGTCGGCAGCGGGTTCACCGGCTTCGAGTGCGCCCGCCACCTGGCCCGCAGACTGCGCAAGCACACCGCATCCGGGTCCGAACCGGTCGAGATCACGATCATCTCGCCGGTCGACTACATGCTCTACACACCGTTACTGCCCGACGTCGCAGGCGGTCTGGTGGACGCCCGGTTCGTCACCATCCCGCTGGCGAACAGCCTGCGGGGCGTGCGGGCCGTGCGCGGCCGGGTCGAGGACGTGGACTTCGACGGACACACCGTCACGTTCACCGACCCCGAACAACGGACCCGCAGCATGTCATGGGACCGGCTGGTCCTCACCCCGGGTTCGGTGACACGACTGTTCGACGTACCGGGGCTGGCCGAACACGCCCGTGGACTCAAGTCGACGGCCGAAGCGCTCTACCTGCGCGACCACGTTCTCGAACAGCTCGAACTGGCCAACATCGACGAGGACCCCGAGGTGGCGGCGGCCAGGCGGACCGTCGTGGTGGTGGGTGGTTCGTACTCCGGTACGGAACTGGCGGTTCAACTCCGCGCACTGGCCGACGCCGCTGCCCAGCAGATGGGGTTCGATCCCGACAGTGTGCGCTTCGTCCTGCTCGACCTCGCCGAACAGGTGATGCCGGAGGTGGGGGAGAAGCTCGGCGCTGCCGCGCAGCGGGTCCTGAAGGGCCGCGGCGTCGACGTGCGGTTGGGGGTCACGCTCAAGGAGGTGCACCACGACCATGTGTTGCTGACCGACGACACCCGCATCGACACCCACACCGTCGCCTGGGTCACCGGGGTGACGGGCGCGCCCCTGATCGAGAAACTCGGTCTGCCGACCGAGAAGGGCCGGCTCAAGGTGGACGCCGATCTTCAGGTCCCGGGTCACCCCGATGTGTTCGCGGCCGGTGACGCCGCCGCCGTCCCTGACCTCACCCAGTCCGGCGCGATCACCCCGCCGACGGCGCAGCACGCCACCAGGCAGGGAAAAGTGCTGGCGCGCAACGTCGCTGCCAGCCTCGGCTACGGCACCAAGAAGCTCTACAAGCACCGCAACATGGGCCTGGTGGTCGATCTGGGTCCGCGTTACGCCGTGGCGAATCCTCTCGGCGTGCAGCTCTCCGGGCTGCCGGCGAAGGCCGTCACGCGCGCCTACCACCTGTACGCGATCCCTCGGTTCGTCAACCGCTGGGCGGTCTCGCTGGCCTATCTGACCGATGTGTTCTTCGCCAGGTCGGTGGTGTCGATCGGCCTGTCGTCGGCCGACGACGCGCGGTTCTCCGCCAGCGAGGGCATCCCCATGCCGAAAGCGGACTGA
- a CDS encoding LLM class F420-dependent oxidoreductase — translation MKYAVVAPVAAGVTADPVWMAAFARHLEACGFESIVVVEHTVLLTQYASVYPYDPSGRVELTADTPVPDPLDLLAFLAAHTERLTLATGVLVLPNHHPVVLAERVATLDVLSGGRVRLAVGTGWLAEELDACGAEFTTRGRRADEQIQVLRALWADTPGGAGFHGEFFEFEHAMSYPKPVARIPIHIGGHSRAAARRAGRFGDGFQPLGVAGTQLADLISEMRCTATRFDRDPDSLELSLGHAVPKIDAGRAEKLASLGADRVVLAMPPVTAIEEATDMVSACAQRLGLAP, via the coding sequence GTGAAGTACGCCGTCGTCGCGCCGGTCGCCGCAGGCGTCACCGCCGATCCGGTCTGGATGGCGGCGTTCGCCCGCCATCTGGAGGCCTGCGGCTTCGAATCGATCGTCGTGGTCGAACACACCGTGTTGCTGACCCAGTACGCCAGCGTGTACCCGTACGACCCGTCGGGGCGGGTCGAACTCACCGCCGACACCCCGGTGCCCGACCCGCTCGACCTGCTCGCGTTCCTCGCCGCCCACACCGAACGACTGACGCTGGCGACCGGCGTGCTGGTGCTGCCGAACCACCACCCGGTGGTGCTGGCCGAGCGGGTCGCCACGCTGGACGTCCTGTCGGGTGGGCGGGTCCGACTGGCCGTCGGGACCGGTTGGCTGGCCGAAGAACTCGACGCGTGCGGTGCCGAGTTCACCACCCGCGGGCGCCGCGCCGACGAGCAGATCCAGGTGCTGAGGGCACTGTGGGCCGACACGCCGGGCGGAGCCGGCTTCCACGGCGAGTTCTTCGAATTCGAGCATGCGATGTCCTACCCGAAGCCGGTCGCCCGCATCCCCATCCACATCGGCGGACACAGCAGGGCCGCCGCCCGGCGCGCCGGCCGGTTCGGCGACGGTTTCCAGCCGCTGGGCGTCGCCGGCACGCAGCTCGCCGACCTGATATCCGAGATGCGTTGCACCGCAACACGATTCGACCGCGATCCCGACTCCTTGGAGCTGTCGCTCGGACATGCGGTTCCCAAGATCGACGCCGGCCGTGCCGAGAAGCTGGCGTCCCTCGGAGCCGACCGTGTCGTCCTGGCGATGCCACCGGTCACCGCCATCGAGGAAGCCACCGACATGGTGTCGGCGTGCGCGCAACGGCTCGGGCTGGCGCCGTGA
- a CDS encoding lysophospholipid acyltransferase family protein, giving the protein MAGVSDVLDWAKHQVSSRVPKADLDQRDADYIREQLPGTWLLASLYFRADVRGLDRIPPDGPVLLVGNHSGGNIPPDTFVFTLAFCSYFGVERPFYQLAHNLVVSAPGLGWLRKFGTVAANHDNARLALESGAALLVYPGGDYEVFRPSWERHRVDFGGRKGYVKLAREAGVPIVPVASVGGQEAALFLDRGQWLARLLMVDKLARLKSVPILLAPPWGLVVSDLIPRLPLPTKIVIEVQEPIAADDIADTDDDVINDKVVASLQAGVDRLAAERRFPVIG; this is encoded by the coding sequence ATGGCGGGAGTCAGCGACGTTCTCGACTGGGCCAAACACCAGGTGTCCTCCCGGGTGCCGAAGGCGGACCTGGACCAGCGCGACGCCGACTACATCCGCGAACAACTGCCCGGCACGTGGCTGCTGGCGTCGCTCTACTTCCGGGCCGACGTACGGGGGCTGGACCGCATCCCACCCGACGGGCCGGTGCTGCTGGTCGGAAACCACAGCGGGGGCAACATCCCACCCGACACGTTCGTGTTCACGCTGGCGTTCTGCTCCTACTTCGGAGTGGAGCGGCCCTTCTACCAGCTCGCACACAACCTGGTGGTCTCCGCACCCGGGTTGGGGTGGCTGCGCAAGTTCGGCACGGTCGCGGCCAACCACGACAACGCTCGGCTGGCGCTGGAGTCCGGTGCTGCGCTGCTGGTGTACCCGGGCGGCGACTACGAGGTGTTCCGGCCGTCATGGGAACGCCACCGCGTCGACTTCGGCGGCCGGAAGGGTTACGTGAAGCTGGCCCGGGAGGCGGGTGTGCCGATCGTGCCCGTCGCCAGCGTCGGCGGCCAGGAGGCCGCACTGTTCCTCGACCGCGGTCAGTGGCTGGCACGCCTGCTGATGGTGGACAAGCTGGCCCGGCTCAAGAGCGTGCCGATCCTGCTCGCGCCCCCGTGGGGACTGGTGGTCAGCGATCTCATCCCGCGACTGCCGCTGCCCACGAAGATCGTCATCGAGGTGCAGGAGCCCATCGCCGCCGACGACATCGCCGACACCGACGACGACGTGATCAACGACAAGGTGGTGGCCAGCCTGCAGGCGGGGGTGGACAGGCTGGCCGCGGAGCGACGGTTCCCGGTGATCGGCTGA
- a CDS encoding serine/threonine-protein kinase, protein MPLAEGATFAGYTIVRLLGTGGMGEVYLAQHPRLPRRDALKVLPATVSADDEYRERFNREADIAATLWHPHIVGVHDRGEYDGQLWISMDYVEGTDAARLLRERHPGGLPAAEVVEIVRAVADALDYAHQRGLLHRDVKPANILLTRPGFGERRILLADFGIARWAHDISGLTATNMTVGTVSYAAPEQLMGGELDGRADQYALAATAFHLLTGEPPFSHANPAVVISRHLSAAPPAPGAHRTDLAPADPVFARALAKDPADRFQRCADFARALTHHLADADPGATQQWLPTAPARAPSRPSLLRPAVLIPAVLAVLLVAAVAVAVTEFRRADEERPTAATATTGAPATTATTATTATTATITPASTTPTATSTGPAPVPAAVVGADCAPVGITSVTVDGTTAYCETLQSTGASIWSLTPGDVPEPTVTAAPTEEVLPFAEESPVRVCMQQTGMTRRECREAIRRSNESPFP, encoded by the coding sequence ATGCCGTTGGCCGAGGGGGCGACGTTCGCGGGCTACACCATCGTGCGACTACTGGGGACCGGCGGCATGGGTGAGGTCTACCTCGCCCAGCATCCCCGGTTGCCCCGGCGCGACGCACTGAAGGTGCTGCCCGCGACCGTATCAGCGGACGACGAGTACCGAGAGCGGTTCAACCGGGAAGCCGATATCGCCGCGACACTGTGGCATCCCCACATCGTCGGCGTGCACGACCGTGGCGAGTACGACGGTCAGCTCTGGATCTCCATGGACTACGTGGAGGGCACCGACGCCGCGCGACTGTTGCGGGAACGCCACCCCGGCGGACTGCCCGCAGCCGAGGTCGTGGAGATCGTGCGTGCGGTCGCCGATGCCCTCGACTACGCCCACCAGCGCGGCCTGCTGCACCGCGACGTCAAGCCGGCCAACATCCTGCTGACCCGCCCGGGTTTCGGTGAGCGGCGAATCCTACTGGCCGACTTCGGGATCGCGCGATGGGCGCATGACATCAGCGGGCTCACGGCCACCAACATGACCGTCGGCACCGTGTCGTACGCCGCGCCGGAGCAGCTCATGGGAGGCGAACTCGACGGTCGCGCCGATCAGTACGCGTTGGCCGCCACGGCTTTCCATCTGCTCACCGGCGAGCCGCCGTTCTCCCACGCCAATCCGGCGGTGGTCATCAGCCGGCATCTGTCCGCGGCGCCGCCGGCGCCGGGCGCGCACCGCACCGACCTGGCCCCCGCCGACCCGGTGTTCGCCCGGGCGCTGGCCAAGGATCCCGCGGATCGGTTCCAACGGTGCGCGGACTTCGCCCGCGCCCTGACCCACCATCTCGCCGACGCGGACCCCGGCGCCACCCAGCAGTGGCTGCCCACCGCACCGGCGCGGGCACCGTCGCGTCCGTCGCTGCTGCGCCCCGCCGTGCTGATCCCCGCGGTGCTGGCGGTCTTGCTGGTGGCGGCCGTCGCGGTGGCGGTCACCGAGTTCCGCCGGGCCGACGAAGAGCGTCCCACGGCCGCGACCGCGACCACCGGCGCGCCGGCGACCACGGCCACCACGGCCACCACGGCCACCACGGCCACCATCACACCGGCCTCCACCACGCCGACGGCCACGTCAACCGGGCCGGCACCGGTGCCGGCCGCCGTCGTCGGTGCCGACTGCGCACCCGTCGGCATCACCTCCGTAACCGTCGACGGCACCACGGCGTACTGCGAAACCCTGCAATCCACCGGGGCTTCCATCTGGTCGCTGACCCCCGGCGACGTCCCGGAGCCGACGGTGACGGCCGCCCCCACCGAAGAGGTGCTGCCCTTCGCCGAGGAGTCCCCGGTGCGGGTGTGCATGCAGCAGACCGGGATGACCCGCCGGGAGTGCCGAGAGGCGATTCGGCGCAGCAACGAATCGCCGTTCCCGTGA
- a CDS encoding alpha/beta hydrolase, which yields MIPAALRRVPAGQMDVTVPVTVDGLSFVPPDDPAMPMYRLIANNRQPVALRDLMIGPVRSGYIGDGHQPDPALIPPSGAEAVPDVDVDQVYLPVRDGVARCQLYRPAAASPGERLPVIVYYHGGGFTVGVSEDCDFLARKLSFTNSALVVSANYRCAPEFMFPTPLDDAFDVYRWVTGNAESLGGDSGRIAVAGDSAGSNFAAALALRARDEAVRVPDAVVMLGAMPDFHFERWESFRTQAPRGIVYDMAFAGFIRGAYVGPTPWNHPWVSPIEGDLTGYPLTVIAAGTHDPILDSAKAFGERIRAAGGRTVEYFPDGMPHGFYFFPGVHPEENVAYDIVAEALTGAFRK from the coding sequence GTGATTCCCGCTGCACTCCGCCGGGTGCCGGCCGGCCAGATGGACGTCACCGTGCCGGTGACCGTGGACGGCCTGAGCTTCGTCCCGCCCGACGACCCCGCGATGCCGATGTACCGGCTGATCGCCAACAACCGGCAGCCGGTGGCGTTGCGCGATCTGATGATCGGGCCCGTGCGCAGCGGCTACATCGGTGACGGCCACCAGCCGGATCCGGCGCTGATCCCACCGAGCGGGGCCGAGGCGGTGCCGGACGTCGACGTCGACCAGGTCTACCTGCCGGTGCGCGACGGGGTGGCGCGGTGCCAGCTCTACCGGCCGGCCGCCGCGTCTCCTGGCGAGCGGCTCCCGGTGATCGTCTACTACCACGGCGGCGGGTTCACGGTCGGGGTGTCCGAGGACTGCGACTTCCTCGCGCGCAAACTGTCGTTCACGAACTCCGCGCTGGTCGTGTCGGCCAACTACCGCTGTGCGCCGGAGTTCATGTTCCCCACACCGCTCGACGACGCCTTCGACGTGTACCGGTGGGTGACCGGGAACGCCGAGTCGCTCGGCGGCGACAGTGGCCGCATTGCGGTGGCGGGTGATTCGGCCGGCTCGAATTTCGCTGCGGCACTGGCATTGCGGGCGCGCGACGAGGCCGTCCGGGTGCCGGATGCGGTGGTGATGCTCGGCGCGATGCCCGACTTCCACTTCGAACGCTGGGAGTCGTTCCGCACGCAGGCGCCGCGCGGGATCGTCTACGACATGGCGTTCGCCGGGTTCATCCGCGGCGCCTACGTCGGCCCCACCCCGTGGAACCATCCGTGGGTGAGCCCGATCGAAGGCGACCTGACGGGCTATCCGCTCACGGTCATCGCGGCGGGCACCCATGACCCGATCCTCGATTCGGCGAAGGCGTTCGGCGAACGTATCCGGGCGGCCGGTGGCCGCACCGTCGAGTACTTCCCCGACGGAATGCCGCACGGCTTCTACTTCTTTCCCGGGGTGCACCCCGAGGAGAACGTCGCCTACGACATCGTGGCGGAGGCGCTCACCGGAGCATTCCGCAAGTGA
- a CDS encoding NUDIX domain-containing protein — protein sequence MPRLSAGLLLYRMVDGAVEVLLGHPGGPFWARRDDGAWSIPKGEYTLDEDPWVAAQREFREELGAPAPTGDPLQLEPVKQAGGKIVTVFAVRGDFDPATAVSNTFTLEWPRGSGALREFPEIDRVAWFPVAAARVKLIAGQRPVLDQLMAAIDAESE from the coding sequence GTGCCCAGACTCAGTGCCGGCCTGCTGCTGTACCGGATGGTCGACGGCGCTGTCGAGGTGCTGCTGGGCCATCCGGGCGGGCCGTTCTGGGCTCGGCGCGACGACGGCGCCTGGTCGATTCCCAAGGGCGAATACACTCTCGACGAGGACCCCTGGGTCGCCGCGCAGCGCGAGTTCCGCGAGGAGCTCGGCGCACCGGCGCCGACGGGCGACCCGTTGCAGCTCGAACCGGTCAAGCAGGCGGGCGGCAAGATCGTCACGGTTTTCGCGGTCCGGGGCGACTTCGATCCGGCCACCGCGGTGAGCAACACATTCACCCTGGAATGGCCGAGGGGTTCCGGTGCGCTCAGGGAGTTTCCCGAGATCGACCGGGTGGCATGGTTTCCGGTGGCGGCGGCCCGGGTGAAGCTGATCGCCGGTCAGCGCCCGGTGCTGGATCAGCTGATGGCGGCCATCGACGCAGAATCCGAGTAG
- a CDS encoding SDR family NAD(P)-dependent oxidoreductase encodes MAQATKLALVTGASTGIGFELAKQFAQHGYDLVIAADEAQIHVAAQDLSSTGRQVTPVEVDLRTPDGVASLYQTATADGRRLDAAAINAGIGRAGRFVDGDLQEDLAIIDLNVRSTVHLAKLVLADMVERGSGRVLFTSSTVAAMPGSYQSIYNASKSFVQNFAEALHDELRDTGVTVTALMPGPVDTEFFTRAKMRNTPVGGPLPKDDPADVARQGYEALMRGDRKVVAASLMSKALGAANMVLPDGVKARLNRLIARPMDR; translated from the coding sequence ATGGCTCAAGCAACGAAGCTCGCGTTGGTCACCGGAGCGTCGACAGGGATCGGTTTCGAACTGGCCAAACAGTTCGCCCAGCACGGGTACGACCTGGTGATCGCCGCTGACGAGGCCCAGATTCACGTTGCCGCGCAAGACCTTTCGAGTACCGGCCGGCAGGTGACGCCCGTCGAGGTCGACCTGCGGACCCCTGACGGCGTGGCCTCGCTGTACCAGACCGCCACCGCCGACGGCCGTCGTCTGGACGCGGCGGCGATCAACGCCGGCATCGGCCGGGCCGGCCGGTTCGTCGACGGTGACCTGCAGGAGGACCTGGCGATCATCGATCTCAACGTGCGGTCCACCGTGCACCTGGCGAAGCTGGTGCTCGCCGACATGGTGGAGCGGGGGAGCGGCCGCGTGCTGTTCACGTCGTCGACGGTCGCCGCGATGCCCGGGTCCTATCAGAGCATCTACAACGCGTCGAAGTCGTTCGTGCAGAACTTCGCCGAGGCGCTGCACGACGAACTGCGCGATACCGGGGTCACGGTGACCGCACTGATGCCCGGACCCGTCGACACCGAGTTCTTCACCCGCGCCAAGATGCGTAACACCCCGGTCGGCGGTCCGCTGCCCAAGGACGACCCGGCGGACGTCGCCAGACAGGGTTACGAGGCGCTGATGCGCGGCGACCGGAAGGTGGTCGCGGCATCGCTGATGTCGAAAGCCCTCGGCGCGGCCAACATGGTGCTGCCCGACGGCGTCAAGGCGCGGCTGAACCGGCTGATCGCGCGTCCGATGGATCGCTGA
- a CDS encoding type 1 glutamine amidotransferase domain-containing protein, whose product MPNELKGRKIAILAADGVEKVELEQPRAAVETAGGQADLLSLEAGEIEARNHDLEPAGTFSVDRTVGEVSVDEYDGLVLPGGTVNPDKLRLDESAVAFVRDFVRSGKPVAAICHGPWTLVEADVVRDRTLTSYPSIRTDLRNAGATVVDQEVCIDGNLITSRSPKDLPAFCQAITDQFANTPAHT is encoded by the coding sequence ATGCCGAACGAACTGAAGGGCCGCAAGATCGCCATCCTCGCCGCCGACGGCGTCGAGAAGGTTGAGCTCGAGCAGCCGCGCGCCGCCGTCGAGACCGCGGGCGGGCAGGCCGACCTGCTGTCGCTGGAGGCCGGCGAGATCGAGGCGCGCAACCACGACCTCGAACCGGCGGGCACGTTCTCCGTCGACCGCACGGTCGGTGAGGTGTCGGTCGACGAGTACGACGGGCTGGTGCTGCCCGGGGGCACGGTCAACCCGGACAAGCTGCGGCTCGACGAGTCGGCGGTGGCGTTCGTCCGGGACTTCGTGCGGTCGGGTAAACCGGTCGCCGCCATCTGTCACGGTCCCTGGACGCTGGTGGAGGCCGACGTCGTACGCGACCGGACGCTCACGTCGTATCCGAGCATCCGCACAGATCTGCGCAACGCCGGAGCAACCGTCGTCGACCAGGAGGTCTGTATCGACGGCAACCTGATCACCAGCCGGTCGCCGAAGGACCTCCCGGCCTTCTGTCAGGCGATCACCGACCAGTTCGCCAACACCCCGGCGCACACCTGA